Proteins from a genomic interval of Phlebotomus papatasi isolate M1 chromosome 3, Ppap_2.1, whole genome shotgun sequence:
- the LOC129807274 gene encoding sorting nexin-29, which yields MAMSGFIQQTQTKSTYESSRKSLLHHLMSVVKELQKNFGGKTELATENDHNVLKLCDSWEYALCHGLRTGSLLKNVSDLVSGVNQEPPVFWTFAYQHMTAHERERFSSLRHVWTDRGKCRAFIRAALNERALERYILMWLADVNIGQYYESWALMRDEESTNLLPNLAAGLSSILFAITVDSPDLNVQSRREMKTEPIIAVPRPIRPIRKNGKHQVIEFDEAGLSISPVASGTLSSLCLKHESVPRPRPNVQSPAVKSTSEKEATEEGPAEVFTPPSDSGIVVEEPTTSEGSFDDSSLRSTSKSSSIHSSSSSVHSDSQQLRERLKQTEERCQRLEARVAELSLENHRLRGLSASHIVSGSTFTVSVPRVRLEKSGSRKYYLYEVHIIPTNQPGDEWTILRRYSDFYRLHRQFQKTHPSVRSLDFPPKKSFGNMEAHFVEQRRQRLQLYLRHILTMLPDVATCTSRTSLEQVFPFFK from the coding sequence ATGGCGATGAGTGGCTTCATTCAGCAGACCCAGACCAAGAGTACCTATGAGTCAAGTAGAAAAAGTCTCCTGCACCACCTCATGTCCGTGGTGAAGGAGCTCCAGAAGAATTTTGGCGGGAAAACCGAATTGGCCACGGAAAATGATCACAATGTACTGAAATTGTGCGACAGCTGGGAATACGCCCTCTGCCATGGTCTCCGGACAGGTTCATTGCTGAAAAATGTGAGTGATTTGGTGTCTGGGGTAAATCAGGAACCTCCGGTGTTTTGGACATTTGCCTATCAACACATGACAGCTCATGAGAGGGAGAGATTCTCATCATTGAGGCACGTCTGGACAGATCGGGGAAAGTGTCGTGCCTTCATCCGGGCAGCATTGAATGAACGTGCCCTGGAGAGGTATATTCTCATGTGGCTGGCAGATGTCAATATTGGTCAGTACTATGAATCCTGGGCTCTGATGCGAGATGAGGAATCGACAAATTTACTGCCAAATCTAGCAGCTGGACTCAGTTCAATTCTCTTTGCCATCACCGTGGACAGCCCAGATCTCAATGTTCAATCGAGGCGAGAAATGAAAACTGAACCTATTATTGCTGTTCCCAGACCAATTCGACCCATCCGGAAGAATGGAAAGCATCAAGTTATTGAATTTGACGAAGCTGGACTTTCGATAAGCCCCGTGGCAAGTGGAACACTATCGAGTCTCTGTCTGAAGCACGAAAGTGTCCCCCGGCCACGTCCGAATGTCCAGAGTCCGGCTGTGAAAAGTACCTCTGAGAAAGAAGCCACAGAGGAAGGACCAGCAGAAGTTTTTACCCCACCCAGTGATTCGGGAATTGTCGTAGAGGAACCCACAACATCTGAAGGCAGTTTCGATGATTCCTCCCTGCGCAGCACCTCCAAGAGCAGTTCTATTCACAGCTCCTCCAGCTCCGTTCACAGTGATTCCCAACAACTCCGTGAACGTCTGAAACAGACTGAAGAACGCTGTCAGCGCCTCGAAGCCCGAGTGGCTGAATTGAGCCTGGAGAATCATCGACTACGAGGTCTCAGCGCCAGTCACATCGTCTCCGGATCAACTTTTACAGTCAGCGTTCCCCGGGTTCGCCTCGAAAAATCCGGATCACGCAAGTATTATCTCTACGAAGTCCACATCATTCCAACAAATCAACCAGGTGACGAATGGACAATCCTCCGTCGCTACAGTGACTTCTATCGACTCCATCGGCAATTCCAAAAAACCCATCCAAGTGTCCGGAGCCTGGATTTTCCGCCAAAGAAAAGTTTCGGTAACATGGAGGCTCATTTTGTGGAGCAACGTCGTCAGAGGCTTCAACTCTACCTAAGACACATCCTCACAATGCTCCCGGACGTTGCCACTTGCACGAGTCGCACCAGTCTCGAGCAAGTGTTCCCATTCTTCAAATAA